From a single Oceanobacillus kimchii X50 genomic region:
- a CDS encoding capping complex subunit for YIEGIA, whose product MNMELEKTVLAVITSNQSKVAGGAPIFICERGEELELFAANLEAIIDGIAHRLSDEVYIIVKH is encoded by the coding sequence ATGAATATGGAATTAGAAAAAACTGTCTTAGCAGTAATTACGTCTAATCAATCTAAAGTAGCAGGCGGTGCACCGATATTTATATGTGAAAGAGGGGAGGAACTAGAATTGTTTGCAGCTAATTTAGAGGCGATAATTGACGGAATAGCACATCGATTAAGTGATGAAGTCTATATTATTGTAAAACACTAA
- a CDS encoding YIEGIA family protein, translated as MEIDAYLNAILFGVVTGTVARLLTLRSDYRQYPTYLHGRIIHLSLGFIAASLGALAIPALLEMQFTAVTFLTVAATQFRDVRNMERNTLTELDGFELVSRGNTYIEGIAISFESRNYLVMFTAFFTTLAYIAWGWFPASVVAILSFIVGLSLMSGSTLKDIVDIEQSEISFDGAGLYVDNIYIMNIGLPERQEEILEHGMGFILKPKNINIITTIANLGQRQAILHDVSVSLGVFRDSGTPALTPLIKRDLADGRLGVFILPLVKDAEKAKKVIGAVPVLESAVRMPSESKPIRRNKT; from the coding sequence ATGGAAATCGATGCATATTTAAATGCAATACTTTTCGGAGTCGTAACTGGTACTGTCGCAAGGTTACTTACTTTACGTTCGGATTACCGTCAATATCCCACATACTTACACGGTCGCATTATCCACTTATCGCTTGGATTTATAGCTGCTTCTTTAGGAGCTCTAGCAATTCCAGCTTTACTGGAAATGCAATTTACTGCCGTGACATTTTTGACTGTTGCAGCTACACAATTCAGAGACGTTCGTAACATGGAAAGAAATACGCTTACGGAATTAGATGGATTTGAATTGGTATCAAGAGGCAATACATATATTGAAGGGATAGCAATTTCATTTGAAAGCAGAAATTATCTAGTTATGTTTACAGCTTTCTTTACTACCCTCGCATATATTGCTTGGGGATGGTTTCCTGCATCCGTTGTAGCAATATTATCGTTTATTGTCGGACTAAGTCTCATGAGTGGATCAACTTTAAAAGATATAGTAGATATTGAACAATCGGAGATATCTTTTGATGGTGCTGGTTTATACGTAGACAATATTTATATTATGAATATTGGTCTACCAGAAAGACAGGAAGAAATATTAGAACACGGAATGGGATTTATCTTAAAACCAAAAAACATAAATATTATTACTACTATTGCTAATCTTGGTCAACGTCAAGCAATATTACATGATGTATCTGTTTCATTAGGTGTGTTTCGTGATTCAGGCACTCCTGCATTAACTCCACTCATAAAACGAGATTTAGCTGATGGCCGTTTAGGAGTATTTATTCTTCCGCTTGTAAAAGATGCAGAAAAGGCGAAAAAAGTAATAGGCGCAGTACCTGTATTAGAGAGTGCCGTTCGAATGCCTTCTGAATCAAAACCAATAAGGAGGAATAAAACATGA